CGGCCCGTAGGGGTGGATCAGCACGCCCGCGTCGTCGTAGCAGTCATAGGCATTGCCGCCGATGTGTGGCCGGCGATCCACGATCAGGACGCGCTGCCCGCTGCTGGCCAGGCGCTCGGCGAGCACGCTGCCTGCAAAACCCGCGCCCACGATGAGGTAATCGAAGCCTTTGGACTCCTGTTGTTCGTTCGTTGTGTTCGTCTGCTCGGTCCTTTCGTTCGTCACTGCGCTCGGCAAATCAGTCATCGGCACTCTCGCGCAGAGGGGCCGGGGCCGCGCTCTGCTGGGTCTGAACGGCGCTTTCCATCGCCGCCTGCATCTCATTCCAGGTGCGGTCCCACGACAGCCCAGCGAGGTAGGCGTCGGCCCGCTGCTGGCGCTCGGTGGCCTGCGCGGTGCCGGCTTCGTCCAGTGCTGCCGCACAGGCGGCTTCGAAGGCGTCTACCCCGTCCGCCACGCGCACCATCTCTCCTTCCCCGTAGGGCCGGATCACGTCACGAATGCCGGTCGACACCACCGGCACGCCCGCCGCCAGATATTCGGGCGTCTTGGTCGGGCTGATGAACTCGGTGGACGGATTGAGCGCAAAGGGCAGCAGCGCCACGTCCCAGTGGGCGAGGTACTGCGGCAACTCGGCATAGGTCTTCTGCCCCAGGTAATGCAGGTTGGGCGCCTGCGGCAGCTCGGCGGGATCAATCTTAACCACCGGCCCCAGCAGCACGATCTGCCATTCGGGGCGGCGGCGAGCAAGTTCACCGATCAGGGCGGTATCGAAGCGCTCGTCGATCACACCGTAAAAGCCGAGACGCGGACGCGGCAGCTCACGCTGGTCCGCTGGATCTGCTAGATCTTGCCGCGCCTGTGCGAAGTGCTCGACTTCCACACTGGAGGGAAAAGGATACACATTGCCGTGTTGCAGGCACTTGGCCTCGTACAGACGGTGCCCGCCGGTGAAGACCACGCCGGCCTGCTCAAACAGTTGCTGCTCGCGTTCACGCAGTTCGGGAGGAGCGCCCCTAAAGTTGGCAAGTTCGTCCATGCAGTCATAGACCGTCAGGCGCGGAGTGAGGCCCGCCGCCACCGGCAGCTCCATCGGCGTATAGACCCACAGGTCGTAGGTGTCCAGGCCTTCGCTCTGTACCAGTTGCGTGAGCAGCCGCGCGGTGCGGGCCTGGGATTCTGCTGGGCTGTGCCCAGACTCGACGTGGGGCGTGCAGACCGTCACGCCGCTGGCATCTGTCACCATTTCCAGTCTGTCGGCGTCCTCACCAAACACCGGCTCTTCAATAAAAAACACCCGGCGGGTGCGAGCGGCGCGGGTCATCAAATGTTGCGGCCTCTGAAAAACAAAGTTCCAGCGGAGATGCGAGAGCACCAGCAAAGCCGGAGCCTGGGTTGAGCATGAAGCGACCACAACGGGCCTCCTTCCATCGTGAGGGCGAAATTGTTCAGGTGGGGGGCAAAGTGGACGGAGAGCGTGGCTCATCTTCCAGTCAGGAGCTTAGTGCAAGCGCTGAAATGAGAAGGTGGGATATGTGAGAAATAAAGCACTTTGATGCTCAGATGGGAAAGAGACAAAGAAAATATTGACCTTAAC
The nucleotide sequence above comes from Deinococcus radiodurans R1 = ATCC 13939 = DSM 20539. Encoded proteins:
- a CDS encoding glycosyltransferase family 1 protein, yielding MTRAARTRRVFFIEEPVFGEDADRLEMVTDASGVTVCTPHVESGHSPAESQARTARLLTQLVQSEGLDTYDLWVYTPMELPVAAGLTPRLTVYDCMDELANFRGAPPELREREQQLFEQAGVVFTGGHRLYEAKCLQHGNVYPFPSSVEVEHFAQARQDLADPADQRELPRPRLGFYGVIDERFDTALIGELARRRPEWQIVLLGPVVKIDPAELPQAPNLHYLGQKTYAELPQYLAHWDVALLPFALNPSTEFISPTKTPEYLAAGVPVVSTGIRDVIRPYGEGEMVRVADGVDAFEAACAAALDEAGTAQATERQQRADAYLAGLSWDRTWNEMQAAMESAVQTQQSAAPAPLRESADD